A window of the Bradyrhizobium ottawaense genome harbors these coding sequences:
- a CDS encoding glutathione S-transferase family protein, with protein sequence MLKLYYATGTCALASHIALEEAGVAYTAERLDFKSSQQTTPEYLAINPKGRVPALVTDRGVLTETPAILAFVAQTAPQAKLMPEDAFAFAQAQSFNTYLCSTVHVAHAHKGRGYRWATEETSFADMKRKVPETMAASFALIERDMLKGPWVMGEQYTACDAYLFTLGGWLEGDSVDIATLPKVAAHRQRMSERPAVQKVLADEKA encoded by the coding sequence GAGGCCGGCGTCGCCTATACGGCTGAGCGGCTCGACTTCAAAAGCAGCCAGCAGACCACCCCCGAATATCTCGCGATCAATCCGAAGGGCCGGGTGCCGGCGCTGGTGACCGATCGCGGCGTCCTGACCGAGACGCCGGCGATCCTGGCGTTCGTCGCGCAGACTGCGCCTCAGGCGAAGCTGATGCCGGAAGATGCTTTTGCGTTCGCACAGGCGCAGTCCTTTAACACCTATCTATGTTCGACGGTGCATGTCGCGCATGCCCACAAGGGGCGCGGTTATCGCTGGGCCACCGAGGAAACCTCGTTCGCCGACATGAAGCGCAAGGTGCCGGAAACCATGGCCGCCAGTTTTGCGCTGATCGAGCGCGACATGCTGAAGGGACCATGGGTGATGGGCGAGCAATACACGGCCTGCGACGCCTATCTGTTTACGCTCGGCGGCTGGCTGGAAGGCGACAGCGTCGATATCGCGACGCTGCCGAAAGTCGCCGCGCACCGCCAGCGGATGTCGGAACGGCCGGCCGTGCAGAAGGTGCTCGCGGACGAGAAGGCGTAA
- a CDS encoding LysR family transcriptional regulator, with protein sequence MNLNSLDLNLLVALDALLKEANVSRAAMRIGLSQPAASHALQRLRDLIGDPLLVRTGARMELTPRAQALRGPLAQALDHVRALFVPDGFDASTSERQFRLMMPDLAVELLMPPLMEKITRIAPNVRIDVVPWRGPAIFTAEFARTIDIVISIGNAFSGFHRQLLYTDSDALAVRRGHPVGAKLKRRELFLDARHVAVIIRGQSEDLIDTWLRTKGIERRIALVVSGYLEALHVTARTDLVAFVPRRLISALSKQLSLVAITPPLDPGIDEQFMFYPTRAQMDPGSVWLRNIMLGIGRDMERGKKKA encoded by the coding sequence ATTCGCTTGACCTCAATTTGCTGGTCGCCCTCGACGCGCTGCTGAAGGAGGCCAATGTCAGCCGCGCCGCGATGCGGATCGGGCTGTCGCAGCCGGCCGCCAGCCATGCGCTGCAGCGGTTGCGCGACCTGATCGGCGACCCGCTGCTGGTGCGCACCGGCGCCCGCATGGAACTGACGCCGCGGGCCCAGGCGCTGCGCGGGCCGCTGGCGCAGGCGCTCGACCACGTACGCGCCTTGTTTGTTCCCGACGGTTTCGACGCTTCAACCAGCGAGCGTCAGTTTCGCCTGATGATGCCTGATCTGGCCGTCGAATTGCTGATGCCGCCGCTGATGGAAAAGATCACCAGGATCGCGCCCAACGTCCGGATCGACGTGGTGCCGTGGCGCGGACCGGCGATCTTCACCGCCGAGTTCGCCCGCACGATCGACATCGTGATCAGCATCGGCAACGCCTTCAGCGGCTTTCACCGGCAGCTTCTCTACACCGACAGCGACGCGCTTGCCGTGCGGCGCGGCCATCCGGTCGGAGCGAAGCTGAAGCGTCGCGAACTATTTCTCGATGCGCGGCATGTCGCAGTCATCATCCGCGGCCAGAGCGAAGATCTGATCGACACCTGGTTGCGCACCAAAGGCATCGAGCGGCGGATCGCATTGGTCGTATCAGGCTATCTCGAAGCGCTGCATGTCACCGCGCGCACCGATCTCGTCGCGTTCGTGCCGCGCCGGCTGATATCAGCGCTGTCGAAGCAATTGTCGCTTGTGGCGATCACGCCGCCGCTCGATCCCGGAATCGACGAGCAGTTCATGTTCTACCCGACCCGCGCCCAGATGGACCCCGGCTCGGTCTGGCTGCGCAACATCATGCTCGGCATCGGCCGCGATATGGAACGCGGGAAGAAGAAGGCATAG